GCCGCCAGCACGTAGGCATCAAGCCACTGCGGCGCATAGCTGCGGAACAGGCCTTGCACCACCCAGGTGGTGTAGGCGCCCACCATCAGCAGCTCGCCATGCGCCATGTTGATCACGCCCATCACGCCGTAGGTGATCGCGAGCCCCAGCGCGGCGAGCAGCAGGATCGAGCCGAGCGAGATGCCGGTGAAGATGCGGCCGAGGTTCTCACCGATCGCGATGCGGCGTTCGATCTGCGTCAGCGAGGCGACGGCGGCGATACGCACCGTTTCATCGGTTTCCTTGTAGCTGCCGCTGCTCTTGTCGAGCATGGCGGCGAGCAGTTGGCGCACGGCCGGGTCGGCACTGTCGGCGAGCGATTTGACCGCCTTCAGGCGCGCGCCGGCATCGTCGGCGCCGAGGTTGGCCTTGGCCTGTGCGAGCACCAGCAATTGTTTGATATGTGGGTCGGACTCCTTGGCCAGGGCTTTGTCGAGCAGCGGCAGGATCTCTGCACTGGCGTTGGCGCTCACGTCCTTTGCAGCGGTGAGGCGCACCTCGCGTTCGCTGGCGAACAGGCGCAGGCCGGCGAGCGCGGCGTCCAGCGTGCGACGCACGCGGTTGTTGATGCTGACCGCCTCGGCGTTCTCGGGTGCCGCGGTCAGCGCTTTGCCGGTCGCCACATCGATGTAGCTTTCACCGTCGAGACGCACCAGCTTGTCACCGGCGACGAACAGGGCGTCTTCCGACAGCGCCTTGAAGATCGGCAGTACCGCTTCGGGGTCGCCGCTGGCGAGGGCCGCGATCGCGGCAATCTTCTCGTCAGAATCGTCTGCACCGAGGCGTGCGAGTTGGGCGGGGTCGAGCGCTGCGCAGGCCGGTGACCAGGCAAGGCGCGCGAGCAGCGCAAGCAGGAAAAGGAGTCTGACCATGGGGCGGCCGTTCCGTGTTCGTGGTGCCGGCCGGCACGCCGAGAGGCGAACCGGCCGGGAGGGCTGCACCGCAGTGCGGTGCAGCGTTCAGGGATGGGCCGGGCTTACTGTGCGTCCGGCTCGTCCTTCTTCTTGTCGTTGCCGGGGATGTACGGGCTCCACGGCTGGGCCTTGATCGGGCCCTTGGTCTTCCACACCACGTTGAACTGGCCGTCGGCCTTCACTTCGCCGATGAACACCGGCTTGTGCAGGTGGTGGTTCTTCGGGTCCATCTCGACCTCGAAGCCCGACGGCGCCTTGAACTTCTGACCGCCCATCGCGGCGATGACCTTGTCGACGTCGGTGCTCTTGGCCTTTTCGACCGCCTGCTTCCACATGTAGATGCCGATGTAGGTGGCTTCCATCGGGTCGTTGGTCACGACCGTGTCGGCCTTCGGCAGGTTGTTCTTCTTCGCCCAGCCCTGGTAGGCCTTGATGAAGGCGGCGTTGGTCGGGTTCTTGATCGACTCGAAGTAGTTCCACGCGGCCAGATGGCCGACCAGCGGCTTGGTGTCGACGCCACGCAGTTCCTCTTCACCCACCGAGAAGGCCACGACCGGCACATCGGTCGCCTTCAGGCCGGCATTGCCGAGTTCCTTGTAGAAAGGCACGTTGGAGTCGCCGTTGATCGTCGACACCACCGCGGTCTTCTTGCCCTCGGAGGCGAACTTCTTGATCTTGGCGATGATGGTCTGGTAGTCGGAGTGCCCGAAGGGGGTGTACTCCTCCATGATGTCCGCATCGGCGACGCCCTTGCTCTTGAGGAAGGCGCGCAGGATCTTGTTGGTGGTGCGCGGGTACACATAGTCGGTACCCAGCAGCACGAAGCGCTTGGCCTCGCCGCCGTCCTTGCTCATCAGGTATTCCACCGCCGGGATCGCCTGCTGGTTGGGCGCGGCGCCGGTGTAGAACACGTTCTTCTCAAGTTCTTCACCCTCGTACTGCACCGGGTAGAACAGCAGGCCGTTGAGTTCCTTGTAGACCGGCAGTACCGACTTGCGCGACACCGAGGTCCAGCAACCGAAGGTCACCGCGACCTTGTCCTTCGACAGCAGTTGGCGCGCCTTTTCGGCGAACAGCGGCCAGTTCGAGGCCGGGTCGACCACCACCGGCTCGAGCTTCTTGCCCAGCACGCCGCCCTTGGCGTTGATCTCTTCGATCGCCATCAGCGCGGTTTCCTTCAGCGCCGTTTCCGAGATGGCCATCGTGCCGGACAGCGAGTGCAGGATGCCGACCTTGATGGTGTCGGCGGCTTGCGCGGCCAGCGAAGTGAATCCGCACACGGCGAGCGCGGCGGACATTGCAGTCATTTTCACGAAATTGCGACGGGTGCTCATGGACGCTCTTCCTCGAATCAGTTGGGGTCACGGGGTCAGTGGGATGCTGCGGTGCCACATTAGGGCCGGCGCCCCGATCGAGGAATACGTCAGATTGCGTAGGTGCCCGAGAGGCCTTTCGCTGCAAAGCATGCGGTCAGCGAGGTGCTCAAGGAAGCGGGCCTTCGCGTCGTTATGTGAGGGATACAAATACGAACGAACCCATGAGCGAGCGCTTTCCGGACGCCTTCCTCGCCGACAAATATGCACAGTTCCGCAGCCTGGCATTCCACGCCGCGCTGTTTACGCCCGCGCTCACTGCGGCGATGTGGAGCTGGGAATGGGGCGTCGACCCGGCGCATGCGATGGATACCCTGGGGCTGCGGATCGCCATGGTCTTGCTGAGCCTGGTGGTGCCGCTGAGCGTGAAGCTCTATGAGCGCAGCGATGTCGGGGCTTGGCTTGCCGCGCTCTGCACGGTGCTGATCGAAATCCTGCTCAGCGTGGTGCACGACAGGATTGCGAACGGTGCGCTGCTGGGGATGCCGGGCTTCATGTTCTTCTACTTGCTGGCCCCGGTTGTGAGTTTCGTCTTCCCGCTGCGGGTCAACGTCACCCTCAACGTAGTGCTGCCTGTGGCGCCACTCGCGCTGCATGCTGTCAGCGGCGTGCCGGTGGGGTTTCATGTTGTGGCCTATTCGAGTGCGGCCTTCCCGGCGGCGGCCTTCGTGATCACCGGCCATTTCCTTGCAGAGCGTGCGCTCCGCCAGTTCTTTGAAGCACGTCGCCTGGCTGCGTGGCGCAGCGCAGCGATCGACAAGGTCGCAGTTCCGGTGTTCGTGGCGAACTCGGAAGGTCTTGTCGAGTACGCCAACGCCGCCATGATGGGTCTGCTCGAACCATCACGGAACGTGGTGATCGGCACCCCGCTCGATCAGCTGCTCGACATGTCCGGGGCGCAAGCCGGGTTGAAGAACGTCGAGGCACGGGTGCGCAACAGCACGCGCAATACCTGGCTCCTGTTGTCCGGCACAGCGGTGGGGCGTGCCGGGCGTGCGCCATCGATCGTGTACGTGGCGCAGGACGTTTCTGCCGCGCGCGCGGAATCGGATGCCTTGCGCGATGCGGCCTTGACCGACACCGTCACCGGCCTTGCAAACCGGCGTGCCTACGATCAACAGCTTGCGCGGCGTCATGCGCAAGGCGGCACGCTGGCGGTGCTGTTCGTCGATCTGGATGGCTTCAAGGCGGTCAATGACAGTTTCGGGCATGACACCGGAGACGCCTTGCTGAAGGTGATCGCGCAGCGCCTGAACCGGGCATTGCGTCAGGGGGATCTGGTGGCGCGACTGGGCGGGGACGAGTTTGCGCTGATTGCCAGCATCGCGGACGGTACCGATGAAGCCCGTGCGCTGGCCGAGCGGCTACTTCGCACCATCTCGGAGCCGGTGCATCTGACCACTGAAACGGTCAAGGTAGGCGCCAGTGTGGGGGTGGCCCTGTCGTCGACGATTCAAACCGACGCGCACGGGCTGGTGCGCGCTGCCGACGCCGCCATGTACCGTGCAAAAGCTTCGGGAAAAGGGCGCGTGGTGATCGCCGAAGCGGCCGATTACGAGGCGCGGTAGCCTTTGCACGGCGGGTGCTCTCATGCTCGCCGCCAATTCTCGCGCCCCGATGTGACCGCATGCGCACCGGAGACGAAGGCTCGGCGCAGCGGGGTACTGCCACTCGAGTGCGTTTGAAGTGAACGCAAACTGCAACGTGCTGGGCGGCGTCTGGAATGGCATCACCTCGGACAGCATTTCGAACTCGCGCCTGGTGTTCTGGCACTAGGGCGTGGGCGAATTCGTCGGTGGCGAAGGCGAGTACGGCACGCCGTTCCTGATCTCTGCCTTGAACGACCAGGGCCAGATCCTGACCACGCGCTATCCCCCCGCTGGCCAATCGCTGGTGCTGCTGACCGCAGCGGTGCCGGAACCCTCGGGTTGGACGCTGATGCTGTGCGGCATCGGCATGATCGGGGCGATCGCACGCCGCCGGTCGGCACTGCGCTGAGGCGGTATCGGGAAGCGACGCCAAGGTCGTTCCCGGTACGAGAAACGGGGCTCACGCTATGCTGTGGGCCCCGTTTCCGTTCACGAAGCCATGTTGCTGCCTGCCGACTTTGAACCCTTATGGTCGTGCGACCGCGCGCCGCTGCCGGAGGATCTCTGGTTTGTCTTTCAGGATTCGGCGCTGCTCGTTCAAGAGGCGTCACCGGCCTGCGTGCTGCCGGATGGCGCCGTCCTCCGTGCGTCGGGAGTTGTCACGACCGAGTGCCGCTGCGTCGGCAAGCTAGGCGCCGCCTATTGCTGGGTCGCCTCGATCGCTGATCGTGAATTGCCGGTGGGCCTTGTGGCGGAGCCAGTTCGGCGCCTCTTCAACCGGCTGCCCGACGATCTGCTCGCAATTGCCGGTCGTGCCCAACAGATCCTCGAGTTCGACCGCACGCACCGCTACTGCGGCGCCTGCGCGGCCGAGATGCGGGCGCACGACGGTGGTCGTGCGCGTGCCTGCCCGGCTTGCGGGCACAGTGCCTATCCGCGCATCGCGCCGGCGATGATGGTGCTGGTCAAACGCGATGGACCCGGCGGGCGCGAGCTGCTGCTTGCGCATGGCGCGAAGTTCCCCGGCACGATGTATAGCGCGCTCGCGGGCTTCGTCGAGCCTTCCGAGTCGCTGGAAGCATGCATCCGTCGTGAGACGCGCGAGGAGGTGGGCGTCGAGGTCTGCAATCTGCGCTACTTCGGCAGCCAGGGCTGGCCGTTTCCGCATTCGCTGATGGTGGCGTTCGTCGCTGACTGGGCTGGCGGCGAGATCGCATGCCAGCCCGATGAGATCGTCGATGCGCAGTGGTTCGCGCTCGATGCGCTGCCGCAATTGCCGCACCGCCTGTCGATCGCGCGGCGCCTGATCAACGCGGTGGTTGGCGAGTGTGACCCGCAGCATCCGGTGCTCACCGACAACATGGCGTTTCCGCAGCCTCCCGCGTCGGCCTGAATGCGACGTTCGGATCGATCCCGGCGCGCTTAATTCCGGCTTAAGTCGCGCTAAGTCAGGCTTAAGGGGTGGGCTCGCAGAATGCAGCCATGCCTTCAGACGGAAGGCAGCCTACAAACCCTGAGGAGCCTGACCATGAAAAAGCTGATTCTGACCCTGAGCGCCCTGACCTTCGCCGCTGGTGTGTTCGCTGCCGATGCACCGGCAGCCACCCAGTCCACGCCGGTGAGCAAACCGGCCGCGACAAGCAAGAAGACCACCCACAAGCAGCACGCCGCCAAGCCGACCGAAGCAACCAAGCCGGCCGCGACGACCGAAGCCAAGCCTGCCGCGAAGCCGGCTGAAGCCAAGCCCGCAGCGACGCCGGAAGCCAAACCGGCCAAGTAAGTCTGGCGCAATCGCGCTTCAGCGAAAGCCCCGGTTCTGCCGGGGCTTTTGCGTTTACCGGAGCAAATCGGGAGTCGGAGTCAGGGTTCGACGCCGGGCAGCCAATGGCCGTCGTAGCCGATGACCGGGCAATTGACGATGATGTCGGTGACGCTCAGCTGGATCTCGCCGGCGTCGTCGGCCGCCAGCACATCCGCTTCTGATCGGAGCACCCGTGGCGTCGCGCCGGGCTTCCAGCGCACCAGCCACACGCGCCAGATCGGCGAGTAGGCGGTGCTGCGGCTCGTCGCCCCCAAGGGTTCCGGTGCCGAGGGCAGCACGCTGGCCTGCACCGGCGGGTCGAACTTGTAGACCCGGTCGATCGCGCTGCGCCCGGGCGTGTCTGCCGGCGGAATCGCGTTGGCCATGCGGGGTGCGAGGTTGACCTTCGCCATCGCGGCCATCGCCGGGTCGGAAATGTCCGTCGTCAGGTAATACACCGGCCGGCCATCGAACCAGCCGGTGGTGACTGGAATGCTTGCGCGCAGCGTGCTCGGCGGCGCACTGCCGCAGGCGGTGAGCAGCAAGGCCAGCAGCGGCGATGCGCAAGCGCGAAAGCCTGGGCGGCAAGACATGGCGCGACCTCCGGTGAGAGACGAAGGCTCAGCGTAGCGCAGTCGTGCAGAACGTGCTCGGGGTGCTTCGCCACTGGCGATCGCTGATGTACCGCTTAAGTCCGGCTTAATCCGCGCTAAGTCAGGCTTAAGGGGTGGGATCGCAGAATGCAGCCATGCCTTCAGACGGAAGGCAGCCTACAAACCCCGAGGAGCCTGACCATGAAAAAGCTGATTCTGACCCTGAGCGCCCTGACCTTTGCCGCTGGCGTGTTTGCTGCCGATGCACCGGCGGCCACCCAGTCCACGCCGGTGAGCAAACCGGCCGCGACAAGCAAGAAGACCACGCACAAGCAGCACGCCGCCAAGCCGACCGAAGCAACCAAGCCGGCCGCGAAGACCGAAGCCAAACCGGCCGAAGCCAAGCCCGCTGCAGCGCCGGAAGCCAAGCCGGCCAAGTAATCCCCGCGCCGTCGCGCGAACGCAAAAGCCCCGCATCACCGGGGCTTTTTGCTTTTCAGGCGCCGGCCGTATCGGGGCGCGCCCGCATGCGGCCCATCGCCATGTTGGCGGCCGCAGTGCGGGTTTCGACACCGAGCTTTTCGAAGATGTGTTCGAGATGCTTGTTCACGGTGCGCGGGCTGCTGCCAAGGATGGTGCCGATGTCGGGGCTGGTCTTCCCCTGCGTGACCCAGTAGAGCACTTCGGCTTCGCGGGTGGTCAGGCGGAAGGCCGCCATCAGGGATTCGATCGCGGAGCCGTCGTTCTCTTCGCGAAGCACGACCAGCCATTCGTCGTCGCCCGTCTGGTCGTGAAACGTGGACATCAGGCGCCGGCTGCCCTGCGCGACCAGCAGCGTCGGGTGTTCTCGCCCTTCCCGGCGCGCCGCGTCGGCGGCGGCAATCCATTCGAGCAGGCGTGGCGGGGTTGCATCTCGCTCGGTGCCGAAATAGGCGTTGAGCAACTGACGCGCCAGTGGCGTCTGCCAGACCAGCTTGCCGTCGCTCGCGCGCACCGCCACGGTGGCCTGGCCGAAGGCATCGAGTGCGCTGCGTGCCTGCCGCATCTGGCGGGCGTTCTGCAGGTGGGCGGCGATGCGCGCCAGCACTTCCTGCGGGCGGATCGGCTTGGTCACATAGTCGGCGCCGCCGGCGGCAAAGGCCGCGACGACATGTTCGGTCTCGGTAAGCCCGGTCATGAAGACGATCGGAATCGCCTGCGTCGCGAAGTCGGCTTTGAGCCGGCGCGCGGTTTCGAAGCCGTCGATGCCGGGCATCATCGCGTCGAGCAGGATCACGTCCGGCGCGCTCTGGCGCGCGCGCAGCAGCGCATCCTGCCCGTTGGTGGCGACCAGCACGGTGTAGCCGGACTCGTCGAGCGCGTCATGCAGCAGCGACAGGTTTTCCGGGATGTCGTCGACGATCAGCACGACGCCGGCGCGTTCAGGCATCGGCACGGACAGTCTCCCTGTTTGCGGTTTGCAGGCCCTTGCGGATGATGGCCTGCATCGGTTCGAACTGGAACTGGCGCGCGAGGCCCCGCATCACGCGCACGAACTCGGCGTAAGCCGGGTCGGCGTGCTCGATGCCGGCCAGCGTATCAAGCACACCGCGCGGGTAACCCAGCGAGACGGCGCTCTCCAGGGCTCGCAGCGCCGCTTCCGGCGGATAGCTGAGCGGGGCGCCAGCGTTGGGGACGGATTCAGGGGCTGATTCCTTGCGCGGCGCGCTGACCCATTCGAGTTGCAGGCGGTGGCCGATCCAGTCGAGCAGATCTTCCACCCGCAGCGGCTTGACGAGGAAGTCCTCGGGCGGCAGCGCGATGTCGTTGTCGAGCCCGCGGTCGAAGGCGTTGGCGGAAAGTACAGCGAGTTGCGCGTCGCAGCCCTGCGCGCGCAGGCGGCGCAGGGTTTCCCAGCCGTCGATGCCAGGCATCGCAAGGTCCATGAACACCAGATGCGGCTTGAATAGCGGTGCACGTTCCAGGCACTCATAGCCGTTCGCGGCATCTGCGACCTCGAAACCGAGCGGCGCAAGCAGACTGACCAGCAACTCGCGATCCACCCGTTCGTTATCCACCACCAGGATCCGCCGCCGCACGCCAACGTAGCCGATGCGTACCGTGTCGGCCCGCAGTCGCGCGGCCTGCATGCCATGGACCTGCGGCAGGAAGAGCCGCACAAGGAAGCTGCTGCCGGCGCCGGGCGTGCTGGTCACCGACATTTCGCCGCCCATCAGGTCGGTCAGCATGCGGGTGATCGTCAGGCCGAGCCCGGTGCCGCCGGCGCCACCCTGGCTCGCCGCGCTGCCGCGTGCGAAGGGCTCGAAGATGTGCTCGATCTCATCGGGGGCGATACCGGGGCCGCTGTCGATGATCTCGCACAGCGCCATCTCGCGCTGGTAGCGCAGGCGGAAACGCACCTCGCCGCGCTGCGTGAACTTCACCGCGTTGCCGAGCAGGTTGATCAGGATCTGGCGCAGCCGCTTCTCATCCGCCCGCACCACCGGCGGCAACTCGCCGAGTTGTTCGAAGTGGAAGGCGAGGCCCTTGTTGCGCGCCTGCAGTTCGAACATACCGACGATCTGCGCGATGAAATCCGGGAAGTCGAGCGGGCGGATGTCGAGCGTGAGCTTGCCGCCTTCGATGCGCGCGAGATCCAGCGTGCCTTCGATCAGCGAGAGCAGGTGGTCGCCGCTGCGCCGGATCACTGATACCGCCTGGCGCCGGTGCGCCGGAATCGATTCGTCGCCGTCAAGGATCTGCGCGTAGCCGAGAATGCTGTTGAGCGGTGTGCGCAACTCGTGGCTGATCGCGGTGATATGGCGGCTCTTCGCCTGGTTCGCCTGTTCGGCGACCTGCCGCGCCTTCTGCAGTTGTTCGTCGGTGCGGCGGTGCGAGGCAATCTCCTGCATCAGCGCGGCGGTCTGGCGGTTGGATTCTTCCTGCGCGACCTGCCGGCTCTTGTGCGTCAGCACCATCCACCAGGCCACCACGCCGCTCACCAGCAGCAGCGCCGAGAAGGCCTTGATGAAGCTCTGCTGCAGATGCGGCAGCAGCGCGGCATGCTGACTGCCGACGACCACCCACTCGTGGTAGTACAGCAGGCCCATCAGCAGCGCGAGGAAGGGCACGATGCCGGCCATCAGCAGCAGGTAATGGCCCAGCCCGGTCTCGACATAGGGCAGCACCGCGCGCGGCAACACGCGCTGCAACAGCCCGTTCCACTGCGACGAAAGTCGCGCCTGCGGCTTGCACAGGTCGTTGCAGCGCGCATCGAGCGAGCAGCATAGCGAGCAGATCGGCCCCTGGTAGGCGGGGCAGTGGGCGGTGTCGTCCGACTCGTATTCGCGGTCGCAGATGCAGCAGCGATGCGCGCCGGTGCTGCGCACTTCGGCCTTGCGTGCGAGGTAGTACTTGCCGCCGGTTGCCCACGCGATCAGCGGCGAACAGACCAGTGCGGCGCCGATCGCCAGGAAGGAGGCGAATGGCTGCAGGGCGGCGCCGAGCAGGCCGACCCAGGCTGATATCGAGAGCGCAGAGGCGATCGCCATCGTGCCGACACCGACCGGGTTGATGTCGTACAGATGGCTGCGCTTGAATTCGATGCTCTTGGGCGACAAGCCGAGCGGCTTGTTGATCACCAGATCCGCGACGACGGCCATCATCCAGCTGATAGCGATGTTGGAATACAGCCCCAGCACCTGCCCGAGCGCTTGAAATACGTTCAGCTCCATCAGCATCAGTGCGATCAGCGTGTTGAACACCATCCACACCACGCGGCCGGGGTGGCTGTGCGTCAGCCGCGCGAAGAAGTTGGACCACGCCAGCGAGCCGGCGTAGGCGTTGGTGACGTTGATCTTGAGCTGCGAGATCACCACGAAGATCACCGTTGCCCATAGTGCCCAGCCCGGTGCGGCGAACACATGCGAGAAGCCGATCAGGTACATCTGGTTCGGGTCGACCGCCTTGTCCGCCGGCACCGCATTGCGCAGCGCGAGCCACGCGAGCAGCGCGCCGCCCAGCATCTTCGCCACGCCCAGCACCACCCAGCCGGGGCCGCCGACGATCACGCCGGCGAACCAGCGCCTGCGGTTGGCTGCGGTGCGCTCCGGCATGAAGCGCAGGTAGTCCGCCTGCTCGCCCATCTGCGTAATCAACGCGATGCCCACGGTGAGCGCGGCGCCGAACAGCGGCACGCTGAAGCTGCCGCCTGCGCCATTCGCACCCGCATAGCTCGCGAGGCCGGCGAGTACCGTCGGCTCCTGCCACAGCACGAAGACAAAGGGCAGCGCCAGCATCAGCAGCCATAGCGGCTGGGTCAGGGTTTGCAGGCGGCTGATGGTGGTGACGCCATGCGTGACGAGCGGAATCACGACCAGCGCACAGAGCACATAGCCCCACGCTGGCGGGATGCCGAAGGCCATCTCCAGCGCGTAGGCCATGATCGCCGCTTCGAGCGCGAAGAAGATGAAGGTGAATGAGGCGTAGATCAGCGAGGTGATGGTCGAGCCGATGTAGCCGAAGCCTGCACCACGCGTGAGCAGATCCATGTCCAGCCCATAGCGGGCCGCGTAGAAACTGATCGGCAAGCCGGCGAGGAAGATGATCAGCCCGGTCGCGATGATCGCGAACAGTGCATTGATGAAGCCCGCCTGCACCAACATGGTGGCGCCGACTGCTTCAAGCACCAGAAAGGACGCCACGCCGAAGGCGGTGTTCGCGACCCGCAGCTCGCTCCAGCGGCGGAAGCTGCGCGGCGTGAAACGCAACGCGTAGTCCTCCATCGTCTCGCGCGCGACCCAGCTGTTGTAGTCGCGACGGATCTTGATGACGCGCTGGACGGGCGCTGCGGAGGTATCGAGTGTGGGCGGCATGGCCTGTCTGGCCTAGCAAGCCGCGCGCCGGGTCCGAAACCGGGCCAGTCGGGGGCGCTAACGGCCCGTGTGACACCGCAACGTTACCGTCACAAAAACGCAATCAGACGCACATGAAAATGTGACGAGCTGGCGACTTGACTGCGCTGAAGTAGTGGTCACGGCAAGGCGTGAGGAGGCGGCATGAATGCATTGGGGCGCAAGCCGGGGCTTGCAGGGGATATCCAGATCAGGCGGGCCTTGTTGCTACTCACCGTGGTGTCGGTGGTGGGCATGCTTGCCAGCGTGGTGATCCTCTATGTCGCGCTGAACCGGGTTGGCGGCTCGGTGGACTCGGTGGTGCGCACGCGCAACTTCGAAGCCAGCGTGGTGCCACCGGCGCTCTATCCGCTCGAGGCAATCAACGCCACCTTCGCGCTGGTCGAATCGTCCGGCGACGTCGCGCCGCTGGTCGCGCGCTACAAGGCGAGTCGTGGTCGCTTTGATCAGGCGGTGCAGCAATGGTCGCGCGATCCGATACTGGCTGACCCGAAAATCGCCGAGTTGTTCAAGCAGCAGCAAGCGCTGTCGGAAGCAGTCTTCACCAAGGTCGAGAAGGAAATCATCCCGGCTGTCGAGAAGGGGCAGAACGAGGCCGCGCAGTTCATGCTGCCGGTGCTGCAACTTACGCTCGGCCGCCTCTCTGCCAACGCCGACGCCCTCAACAAGGCGGCGGGTGAAGCGGCGACGCGAGAACAGCAGGTATTCGCGAAGACCATCCGGGTCTACGAAATTGCCGGCGCACTGTTCCTCATCGTTCTCGC
This region of Niveibacterium umoris genomic DNA includes:
- a CDS encoding PEPxxWA-CTERM sorting domain-containing protein; amino-acid sequence: MGEFVGGEGEYGTPFLISALNDQGQILTTRYPPAGQSLVLLTAAVPEPSGWTLMLCGIGMIGAIARRRSALR
- the urtB gene encoding urea ABC transporter permease subunit UrtB produces the protein MVRLLFLLALLARLAWSPACAALDPAQLARLGADDSDEKIAAIAALASGDPEAVLPIFKALSEDALFVAGDKLVRLDGESYIDVATGKALTAAPENAEAVSINNRVRRTLDAALAGLRLFASEREVRLTAAKDVSANASAEILPLLDKALAKESDPHIKQLLVLAQAKANLGADDAGARLKAVKSLADSADPAVRQLLAAMLDKSSGSYKETDETVRIAAVASLTQIERRIAIGENLGRIFTGISLGSILLLAALGLAITYGVMGVINMAHGELLMVGAYTTWVVQGLFRSYAPQWLDAYVLAAIPLAFVVAALVGVAMERLVIRHLYGRPLETLLATWGLSLVLIQAARVIFGPQNQEVANPNWMSGGIELYAGAMLPLNRIAIIGFALFVLLIVWLMMQKTRLGMFVRAVTQNRPMAGCVGVPTRRIDTLAFAIGSGIAGLGGVALSQIANVGPDMGQGYIVDSFLVVVLGGVGQLAGAVWAALGLGIVTKFLEGWAGAVIAKILVLLFIIVFIQKRPQGLFALKGRFVES
- the nudC gene encoding NAD(+) diphosphatase, with protein sequence MLLPADFEPLWSCDRAPLPEDLWFVFQDSALLVQEASPACVLPDGAVLRASGVVTTECRCVGKLGAAYCWVASIADRELPVGLVAEPVRRLFNRLPDDLLAIAGRAQQILEFDRTHRYCGACAAEMRAHDGGRARACPACGHSAYPRIAPAMMVLVKRDGPGGRELLLAHGAKFPGTMYSALAGFVEPSESLEACIRRETREEVGVEVCNLRYFGSQGWPFPHSLMVAFVADWAGGEIACQPDEIVDAQWFALDALPQLPHRLSIARRLINAVVGECDPQHPVLTDNMAFPQPPASA
- the urtA gene encoding urea ABC transporter substrate-binding protein translates to MSTRRNFVKMTAMSAALAVCGFTSLAAQAADTIKVGILHSLSGTMAISETALKETALMAIEEINAKGGVLGKKLEPVVVDPASNWPLFAEKARQLLSKDKVAVTFGCWTSVSRKSVLPVYKELNGLLFYPVQYEGEELEKNVFYTGAAPNQQAIPAVEYLMSKDGGEAKRFVLLGTDYVYPRTTNKILRAFLKSKGVADADIMEEYTPFGHSDYQTIIAKIKKFASEGKKTAVVSTINGDSNVPFYKELGNAGLKATDVPVVAFSVGEEELRGVDTKPLVGHLAAWNYFESIKNPTNAAFIKAYQGWAKKNNLPKADTVVTNDPMEATYIGIYMWKQAVEKAKSTDVDKVIAAMGGQKFKAPSGFEVEMDPKNHHLHKPVFIGEVKADGQFNVVWKTKGPIKAQPWSPYIPGNDKKKDEPDAQ
- a CDS encoding DUF7482 domain-containing protein, with the translated sequence MSCRPGFRACASPLLALLLTACGSAPPSTLRASIPVTTGWFDGRPVYYLTTDISDPAMAAMAKVNLAPRMANAIPPADTPGRSAIDRVYKFDPPVQASVLPSAPEPLGATSRSTAYSPIWRVWLVRWKPGATPRVLRSEADVLAADDAGEIQLSVTDIIVNCPVIGYDGHWLPGVEP
- a CDS encoding response regulator, whose product is MPERAGVVLIVDDIPENLSLLHDALDESGYTVLVATNGQDALLRARQSAPDVILLDAMMPGIDGFETARRLKADFATQAIPIVFMTGLTETEHVVAAFAAGGADYVTKPIRPQEVLARIAAHLQNARQMRQARSALDAFGQATVAVRASDGKLVWQTPLARQLLNAYFGTERDATPPRLLEWIAAADAARREGREHPTLLVAQGSRRLMSTFHDQTGDDEWLVVLREENDGSAIESLMAAFRLTTREAEVLYWVTQGKTSPDIGTILGSSPRTVNKHLEHIFEKLGVETRTAAANMAMGRMRARPDTAGA
- a CDS encoding ATP-binding protein codes for the protein MPPTLDTSAAPVQRVIKIRRDYNSWVARETMEDYALRFTPRSFRRWSELRVANTAFGVASFLVLEAVGATMLVQAGFINALFAIIATGLIIFLAGLPISFYAARYGLDMDLLTRGAGFGYIGSTITSLIYASFTFIFFALEAAIMAYALEMAFGIPPAWGYVLCALVVIPLVTHGVTTISRLQTLTQPLWLLMLALPFVFVLWQEPTVLAGLASYAGANGAGGSFSVPLFGAALTVGIALITQMGEQADYLRFMPERTAANRRRWFAGVIVGGPGWVVLGVAKMLGGALLAWLALRNAVPADKAVDPNQMYLIGFSHVFAAPGWALWATVIFVVISQLKINVTNAYAGSLAWSNFFARLTHSHPGRVVWMVFNTLIALMLMELNVFQALGQVLGLYSNIAISWMMAVVADLVINKPLGLSPKSIEFKRSHLYDINPVGVGTMAIASALSISAWVGLLGAALQPFASFLAIGAALVCSPLIAWATGGKYYLARKAEVRSTGAHRCCICDREYESDDTAHCPAYQGPICSLCCSLDARCNDLCKPQARLSSQWNGLLQRVLPRAVLPYVETGLGHYLLLMAGIVPFLALLMGLLYYHEWVVVGSQHAALLPHLQQSFIKAFSALLLVSGVVAWWMVLTHKSRQVAQEESNRQTAALMQEIASHRRTDEQLQKARQVAEQANQAKSRHITAISHELRTPLNSILGYAQILDGDESIPAHRRQAVSVIRRSGDHLLSLIEGTLDLARIEGGKLTLDIRPLDFPDFIAQIVGMFELQARNKGLAFHFEQLGELPPVVRADEKRLRQILINLLGNAVKFTQRGEVRFRLRYQREMALCEIIDSGPGIAPDEIEHIFEPFARGSAASQGGAGGTGLGLTITRMLTDLMGGEMSVTSTPGAGSSFLVRLFLPQVHGMQAARLRADTVRIGYVGVRRRILVVDNERVDRELLVSLLAPLGFEVADAANGYECLERAPLFKPHLVFMDLAMPGIDGWETLRRLRAQGCDAQLAVLSANAFDRGLDNDIALPPEDFLVKPLRVEDLLDWIGHRLQLEWVSAPRKESAPESVPNAGAPLSYPPEAALRALESAVSLGYPRGVLDTLAGIEHADPAYAEFVRVMRGLARQFQFEPMQAIIRKGLQTANRETVRADA
- a CDS encoding sensor domain-containing diguanylate cyclase yields the protein MSERFPDAFLADKYAQFRSLAFHAALFTPALTAAMWSWEWGVDPAHAMDTLGLRIAMVLLSLVVPLSVKLYERSDVGAWLAALCTVLIEILLSVVHDRIANGALLGMPGFMFFYLLAPVVSFVFPLRVNVTLNVVLPVAPLALHAVSGVPVGFHVVAYSSAAFPAAAFVITGHFLAERALRQFFEARRLAAWRSAAIDKVAVPVFVANSEGLVEYANAAMMGLLEPSRNVVIGTPLDQLLDMSGAQAGLKNVEARVRNSTRNTWLLLSGTAVGRAGRAPSIVYVAQDVSAARAESDALRDAALTDTVTGLANRRAYDQQLARRHAQGGTLAVLFVDLDGFKAVNDSFGHDTGDALLKVIAQRLNRALRQGDLVARLGGDEFALIASIADGTDEARALAERLLRTISEPVHLTTETVKVGASVGVALSSTIQTDAHGLVRAADAAMYRAKASGKGRVVIAEAADYEAR